The proteins below come from a single Halictus rubicundus isolate RS-2024b chromosome 13, iyHalRubi1_principal, whole genome shotgun sequence genomic window:
- the Eff gene encoding ubiquitin-conjugating enzyme E2 eff, with the protein MALKRINKELQDLGRDPPAQCSAGPVGDDLFHWQATIMGPPDSPYQGGVFFLTIHFPTDYPFKPPKVAFTTRIYHPNINSNGSICLDILRSQWSPALTISKVLLSICSLLCDPNPDDPLVPEIARLYKTDREKYNELAREWTRKYAM; encoded by the exons ATGGCTTTAAAACGAATTAACAAG GAGTTACAGGATCTTGGGAGGGATCCTCCCGCCCAATGCTCCGCTGGTCCTGTAGGCGATGATT TATTCCACTGGCAGGCAACTATTATGGGACCA CCTGACAGTCCATATCAAGGAGGAGTATTTTTCCTTACAATTCACTTCCCCACAGATTACCCATTCAAACCACCTAAG GTTGCTTTTACAACTAGAATTTATCATCCAAATATTAACAGTAATGGAAGTATTTGTTTGGATATTTTAAGATCGCAATGGTCCCCAGCACTCACCATATCAAAGG TCTTACTATCAATATGCTCTTTGCTCTGCGATCCAAATCCAGATGACCCTCTGGTACCAGAGATAGCAAGGTTATACAAAACCGACAGGGAGAAGTACAATGAATTGGCACGTGAATGGACGCGCAAGTATGCCATGTGA
- the LOC143360557 gene encoding progestin and adipoQ receptor family member 3 has protein sequence MMKLLAGVEEVTEKKEKQSEDDQPCNNNHEIQATAEFAQETIKLLTGEVYRRASKKLEESPIKGKVTSHDEEKMRRLLCYEEAPEYLQHNPYILSGYRGYLTTKLCLESIFWWTNETVNIWSHIFGWMLFFGLTLYDLCLLNIHAPMGDKVIVALLLICFQACMILSSVYHTFSCRSEKDYWCFLSFDLFGIALSLLSIYMSGVYYAFWCHKELQRFYLITVLAIFVFAMILQIPKLNVNGNVKLVVFVAWAAYGVLPTLHWSIAMGGMDNPIVRMLLPRVLGMYVISGAAFVIYLTKIPERFYPGWVDYIGSSHQWWHALVVLALYYWHNTGMLYVEYRMNHGCPSNIKLL, from the exons ATGATGAAATTACTGGCGGGCGTGGAAGAAGTgaccgaaaagaaagaaaagcagTCCGAGGATGACCAGCCGTGCAACAATAACCACGAGATACAGGCGACAGCCGAGTTCGCCCAGGAGACAATCAAACTGCTTACCGGCGAG GTGTACCGGAGGGCCTCCAAGAAATTGGAAGAGTCGCCTATCAAAGGTAAAGTAACGTCGCACGATGAGGAGAAAATGCGACGTCTTCTTTGCTATGAGGAGGCACCAGAGTATCTTCAACATAATCCCTACATTCTGAGCGGATACCGGGGATACCTCACTACAAAATTATGCCTCGAAAG TATATTTTGGTGGACGAATGAAACAGTGAATATATGGAGCCACATATTTGGCTGGATGTTATTCTTTGGTTTGACGCTATACGATCTTTGTCTATTGAACATCCATGCTCCGATGGGTGACAAAGTAATCGTAGCTCTTTTATTAATCTGTTTTCAG GCTTGTATGATACTGTCCTCGGTCTATCACACGTTCTCCTGTCGAAGCGAGAAGGATTACTGGTGTTTCCTTTCGTTCGATCTCTTTGGCATTGCTTTAAGTCTTCTGTCGATATACATGTCTGGAGTGTATTACGCGTTTTGGTGTCATAAG GAACTGCAAAGGTTCTACTTGATAACAGTGCTGGCAATTTTCGTGTTCGCGATGATACTTCAAATACCAAAGCTGAATGTTAATGGGAACGTGAAGCTAGTCGTATTTGTCGCTTGGGCGGCTTATGGAGTCCTGCCAACGCTGCATTGGAGTATCGCAATGGGCGGCATGGACAACCCGATCGTTAGAATGTTGCTTCCAAGGGTACTAGGAATGTATGTCATTAGTGGTGCCGCGTTTGTTATTTATTTGACCAAAATACCGGAACGATTTTACCCAG GGTGGGTGGATTACATCGGCTCCTCTCATCAATGGTGGCACGCGCTGGTGGTGTTGGCACTGTATTATTGGCACAACACCGGGATGCTTTACGTGGAATACAGAATGAACCATGGTTGCCCGAGCAACATCAAATTATTATGA